Proteins encoded within one genomic window of Candidatus Berkiella cookevillensis:
- a CDS encoding Maf family protein translates to MKIVLASSSPYRKALLERLKIEFTVANPDINEDLAIESHQALVETLSVQKAQHVGMLHPNAFCIGCDTIATMGKIRLGKPLNFETAMQQLLSMSGQTIHFYTGIALHCASKNTLFKKTIITEVLFRKLTPAMITHYLNAEEPYQSCGAFKSETLGTALIQKCQSDDPTAIIGLPLITLCDMFEQAGVSIFGGERVY, encoded by the coding sequence ATGAAAATTGTTCTGGCATCTAGCTCCCCCTATAGAAAAGCGCTTTTAGAAAGACTAAAAATCGAATTTACAGTCGCAAACCCGGACATTAATGAAGATTTAGCCATTGAATCCCACCAAGCACTGGTAGAAACTTTATCTGTTCAAAAAGCACAACACGTTGGCATGCTACATCCAAATGCCTTCTGTATTGGCTGCGATACAATCGCAACGATGGGAAAAATACGGCTGGGCAAACCCCTTAATTTTGAAACAGCAATGCAACAGCTACTTTCTATGAGTGGCCAAACCATACATTTTTATACCGGCATTGCCCTTCACTGCGCATCCAAAAATACATTATTTAAAAAGACTATTATCACAGAAGTGCTCTTTAGAAAATTGACACCCGCCATGATTACACATTACTTAAATGCCGAAGAACCCTATCAAAGCTGTGGCGCTTTCAAGTCTGAAACCTTAGGAACAGCTCTCATTCAAAAATGTCAAAGCGACGATCCAACGGCCATTATTGGTTTACCTTTGATTACTTTATGCGATATGTTTGAGCAAGCAGGTGTGTCAATTTTTGGAGGAGAACGAGTATATTAA
- a CDS encoding YceD family protein has translation MLPNELPKIINPLKLCQDNQKGHVLTANVFVSELTGLGLDNVQPADRVLTVALEFGIDAEGIPTIEGHFSGSLLLTCQRCLEAFDYQISQDICVSPVISIEAAKELPEQYEPLLLNDETISLLAWLTEELHLALPMTPKHTHPCALVQPKEAEIEKTEEEKIFPFKNLMNDLDKT, from the coding sequence ATGTTACCTAATGAACTGCCCAAAATCATTAACCCATTGAAATTATGCCAAGATAATCAGAAAGGCCATGTTTTGACGGCTAATGTTTTTGTTAGCGAATTAACTGGTTTGGGGCTTGATAATGTTCAACCAGCAGACCGTGTTTTAACGGTAGCCTTAGAGTTTGGCATCGATGCCGAAGGCATTCCAACGATAGAAGGGCATTTTTCAGGCAGCTTGCTTTTAACATGTCAGCGATGTTTAGAGGCGTTTGATTACCAAATTTCTCAAGACATTTGTGTGAGTCCAGTTATTTCTATTGAAGCGGCGAAAGAATTGCCAGAACAATATGAGCCACTTTTGCTAAACGATGAAACGATTAGTTTGTTGGCTTGGCTTACAGAAGAATTACATTTGGCTTTACCGATGACGCCTAAGCATACACATCCGTGTGCTTTGGTTCAGCCTAAAGAAGCTGAAATAGAAAAAACGGAAGAAGAGAAAATTTTTCCTTTTAAAAACTTGATGAATGATCTTGATAAAACTTAA
- the plsX gene encoding phosphate acyltransferase PlsX, protein MKNSPVNTICIALDAMGGDHGPRVVIPAALDVIKNYPNLHLILVGDEARIEQELAKHAVKAHSQLTIHHTTQQVLMDESPAFALRSKRDSSMRVAINLVKEQKAHACVSAGNTGALMAIARFVLKTLPGIDRPAIVYPMPINVDQKKMGRMRMLDLGANVDCEAEHLFQFAVMGSILAQGVDNIPKPKVGLLNIGSEAIKGSEAVKKAAQLLEESGLNYVGFVEGTNMYQGVADVVVCDGFVGNVALKCSEGVADMLIRTIKRAFTDGWYARFAAFIALPVLKKIAARAEPSQYNGATFLGLNGIVIKSHGNAEKDSYKHAILEAIVEVTHNIPERIRVEVEKTLGARKRAQNV, encoded by the coding sequence ATGAAGAATAGTCCTGTTAATACAATTTGTATTGCTTTGGACGCAATGGGGGGGGATCATGGCCCAAGAGTCGTTATCCCAGCTGCCCTGGACGTTATCAAAAACTATCCAAATTTACATCTCATTTTAGTGGGAGATGAAGCTCGCATTGAGCAAGAACTTGCTAAGCATGCGGTTAAAGCACATTCTCAATTAACCATTCATCATACAACACAACAAGTTTTGATGGATGAGTCACCTGCATTTGCATTGCGCTCAAAGCGCGATTCTTCTATGCGTGTCGCAATTAATCTGGTTAAAGAGCAAAAAGCACATGCCTGTGTGAGCGCTGGTAATACAGGCGCACTCATGGCTATTGCGCGATTTGTTTTAAAAACATTACCAGGTATTGATAGGCCAGCAATTGTTTATCCAATGCCGATTAATGTAGATCAGAAGAAAATGGGTCGTATGCGGATGCTTGATTTGGGTGCCAATGTAGATTGTGAAGCAGAGCATTTATTTCAATTTGCGGTGATGGGATCTATCTTAGCGCAAGGCGTTGATAATATCCCTAAGCCCAAAGTAGGACTCTTAAATATTGGTTCAGAAGCCATTAAAGGCAGCGAAGCAGTGAAAAAAGCCGCTCAATTATTAGAAGAGAGTGGGCTTAATTATGTTGGCTTTGTAGAAGGTACTAATATGTATCAAGGTGTGGCAGATGTTGTAGTCTGTGATGGTTTTGTTGGTAATGTTGCACTCAAATGCAGTGAAGGTGTTGCTGACATGCTTATTCGCACTATTAAACGAGCCTTTACCGATGGTTGGTATGCGCGTTTTGCAGCCTTTATTGCATTGCCTGTCTTGAAGAAAATCGCTGCGCGTGCTGAACCAAGCCAATATAACGGTGCTACCTTTTTGGGATTAAATGGCATTGTTATCAAAAGCCATGGAAATGCTGAAAAAGATAGTTATAAACATGCTATTTTAGAAGCAATCGTTGAAGTTACTCATAATATTCCTGAGCGTATTCGTGTTGAAGTTGAGAA
- the rpmF gene encoding 50S ribosomal protein L32 yields the protein MAVQKDKVSRSRRDKRRTHDKVTKPTLSIDSESGETHRRHHVTADGYYRGRQVIDTPMDADEE from the coding sequence ATGGCCGTACAAAAAGATAAGGTATCTCGTAGCAGAAGAGATAAACGTCGTACTCATGATAAAGTTACTAAGCCTACGTTATCTATTGATTCTGAATCTGGTGAAACACATCGTAGACATCACGTAACCGCAGATGGTTATTACCGTGGACGTCAAGTGATTGATACACCTATGGATGCAGATGAAGAATAG